One window of the Podospora pseudopauciseta strain CBS 411.78 chromosome 4, whole genome shotgun sequence genome contains the following:
- the TRM8_2 gene encoding tRNA (guanine-N(7)-)-methyltransferase (tRNA(m7G46)-methyltransferase) (EggNog:ENOG503NU0S; COG:J): protein MQLWPDSGLAGRDPCMAPGGALEVGWRPTVELLGASSWSLASQVCALHQTHTATLSSQDIADNKTQHPCDLLLNESPNSTRLKKLVKMAAKKNKKQKREDYRAAMKQDDVLTMPRKKFYRQRAHANPFSDHQLVYPPHPDQMDWSTLYPAYVAQEESQPEATPSSTTEDLSAPVKVKKLTQDVEVADIGCGFGGLLIALAPVMPQTLVLGLEIRVSVTQFVEDRIKVLRRQNEESKAYQNVSVLRANTMKFLPNFFRQGQLSKIFICFPDPHFKARKHKQRIVSTTLNSEYAYAVRPGGVVYTITDVPDLHGWMVQHFEAHPMFERVGVEEQEGDPCVEIMRNATEEGKKVERNKGEKFVALFRRLEDPVF from the exons ATGCAGCTCTGGCCCGATAGCGGACTCGCGGGGCGTGATCCTTGCATGGCGCCGGGTGGAGCCCTGGAGGTAGGATGGCGCCCCACTGTTGAACTTTTAGGTGCTAGTTCCTGGTCATTGGCTTCACAAGTTTGCGCTCTACATCAAACTCATACAGCGACACTATCAAGTCAAGATATCGCCGACAACAAGACACAGCACCCTTGTGATCTGTTATTAAACGAATCCCCAAACTCAACCAGACTCAAAAAATTAGTCAAAATGGCCgccaaaaagaacaagaagcaaaagcGCGAGGACTATCGCGCCGCCATGAAGCAGGACGATGTCCTCACCATGCCTCGCAAGAAGTTTTACCGCCAAAGAGCCCAcgccaaccccttctccgACCATCAATTAGTCTA CCCACCACACCCTGACCAAATGGACTGGTCCACCCTCTATCCAGCCTATGTCGCCCAAGAAGAGTCACAGCCAGAAgccaccccatcatcaacaacagaaGACCTCTCGGCACCAGTCAAAGTAAAAAAGCTCACCCAAGACGTCGAAGTAGCCGACATAGGCTGCGGCTTCGGCGgcctcctcatcgccctcgcccCCGTCATGCCCCAaaccctcgtcctcggcctcgagaTCCGCGTGAGCGTCACCCAGTTCGTCGAGGACAGAATCAAGGTCCTCCGTCGGCAAAACGAAGAAAGCAAAGCCTACCAAAACGTGTCTGTTCTCCGCGCCAACACGATGAAGTTCTTGCCCAACTTTTTCAGGCAGGGGCAGCTGTCCAAGATTTTCATCTGTTTTCCCGACCCGCACTTCAAGGCGAGGAAGCACAAGCAGAGGATTGTGAGCACGACGCTGAATTCGGAGTATGCTTATGCGGTGAGGCcggggggggttgtgtaCACGATTACGGACGTGCCGGATTTGCATGGGTGGATGGTGCAGCATTTTGAGGCGCATCCGATGtttgagagggttggggtggaggagcaggagggggaTCCATGTGTGGAGATTATGAGGAATgcgacggaggaggggaagaaggtggagaggaacAAGGGGGAGAAGTTTGTGGCGTTGTTTAGGAGGTTGGAGGATCCTGTGTTTTAG
- the TRM8_1 gene encoding tRNA (guanine-N(7)-)-methyltransferase (tRNA(m7G46)-methyltransferase) (COG:U; EggNog:ENOG503NVN2): MAALYYGIGKKKQLALAATASFVAWGYAVDLLPALRWAGYAFIAGVTLSLAALLALTVLTSRSGYQLRKLRSITSRPNGALFTGRENWRREVAALRQRQGYEKTSLCPDSPKVAAAVDEVLGFVIRDFIRVWYGGISSNPVFENEVDRAIRGALLRVRDRLAEVDLAGVVTMRLVPILTAHLRDFGEAEKSVRGRKLNRSVTETEELDLAIASKYREGRLHPAVGLGFSDVKTAQQDYLRGLMGRVLPKVLGREVLGSRAVGIVVREIVACAVLGPVMGLLAEPDTWNQLMEGYGRSMLQDRSTVRKLRAALDQHASPAPKTGGKQVIAFPRLGVGDSERRFEKFVRAIRKVNNLSDARRFRSEVASQLKRDSQQEGVDQVYMRRLEMGKRLLDQKVQHLATPGDRRGFQPQQGGSNVVPSDSKLEKASLTDLLRDPSGLSYFMEYMDRQRLMPLVQFWLVVDGFRNPLEDDGLEGEQLPLQLPPWTESDRLDLAQIDAAYLSRPELKVPDSSKRIISDFLKAGKRATPEQYYRARREILRAQSAVLEEMRVKHFQNFRKSEIFYKALAAEEASRRTTASVPTTALPRAASYAAPSSSSSSKLHPVSRLAPRLQTNNNPQNNNRRAGSATDLRAISFNSNGGSDLGPLMSSVPDLRDIRRSGSLDEGRGSYSPNPLFDDEVGGTGDNDPMADSIASLDQDSGSNNNVPDTKVVQAMERALNNILEDSQQTPLKVEDLHGGLFGDEDADNGNMDGGLFGTTSTTAAGKQRAPSDDRSAANKRGSMDLATRSSRGSLDTTTTTTAATITPTTITTNNNNNNNKMEKPSLASLGLVSAASRIGVFVDDDLFGDENRFLSDEPSDVDEAKDSEDDVAAVHLAAPGDLGLAEAITSLTNEIDKLVTQEAVVDSLLRKAELTNNTAELRILRKSKASLQRELRRKELQRRQYVIQESDNSLYGRSTVRILREIEVGRDEEGKEFAVYAVEVSRNAGEKMPAARWVVKRRYSEFLELHQKLRGGYPSVRGLEFPRRRMVMKLEQGFLQKRRAGLERYLSELLLLPDVCRSRDLRAFLSQRVIDGGSNGEGSRKDMISRLYDSVADGMEDILGSIPVLDQLSLAGQNLIAAATSQLSQLPLNDETVSGTGVVLNAAEAEAELNAFENGTGAGKELEPFVKPICDIFLEVFELNKGNNWLRGRAVVVVLHQLLGGTIERKLRDNVKMLVGEEQILRYVDMVKGVMWPGGEMVRDKVPRTKQEKLKTRTEASLMLATLVPDLAGSVVGRLNAQAASRRVFATLNNGRLNAHLAFTFLDEIIDILFEGA, encoded by the exons ATGGCAGCCCTTTACTACGGCATCGGCAAGAAGAAACAGCTAGCCCTCGCCGCCACAGCGAGCTTCGTCGCCTGGGGGTACGCAgtcgacctcctccctgCCTTGCGATGGGCCGGGTACGCCTTCATCGCTGGCGTCACACTATCACTCGCGGCACTGCTCGCCCTGACGGTGCTGACATCCCGGAGCGGGTACCAGTTGCGAAAACTGCGGAGTATCACCAGCCGACCGAATGGCGCTTTATTCACTGGACGAGAGAACTGGAGGAGGGAAGTTGCGGCTCTGAGACAACGACAGGGCTATGAGAAAACCTCGCTTTGCCCTGACAGTCCcaaggtggcggcggcggtggatgaGGTGCTGGGGTTTGTGATTAGGGATTTCATCCGGGTTTGGTACGGGGGTATCAGTTCGAACCCGGTGTTTGAGAATGAGGTTGACAGGGCGATCAGGGGGGCGCTGCTGAGGGTTAGGGATCGTTTGGCAGAGGTTGAtttggcgggggtggtgacgaTGAGGTTGGTGCCGATTTTGACGGCGCATTTGAGGGACTttggggaggcggagaagtcggtgagggggaggaagctgaACAGGAGTGTGACGGAGACGGAGGAGTTGGATTTGGCGATTGCGAGTAAGTACCGGGAGGGGAGGCTACATCcggcggtggggttggggtttagTGATGTCAAGACGGCGCAGCAGGATTatttgagggggttgatgggacGGGTTTTGCCAAAggtgctggggagggaggtgttggggtcGAGGGCGGTGGGGATTGTGGTTAGGGAGATTGTGGCTTGTGCGGTGTTGGggccggtgatggggttgttggcggaGCCGGATACGTGGAATCAGTTGATGGAGGGGTATGGGAGGAGTATGCTGCAGGATAGGTCGACTGTGAGGAAGCTGAGGGCGGCGTTGGATCAGCATGCTTCTCCTGCGCCGAAGACGGGGGGGAAGCAGGTGATTGCGTTTCCGaggctgggggtgggggataGCGAGAGACGGTTTGAGAAGTTTGTGAGGGCGATCAGGAAGGTGAATAACCTTTCGGATGCGAGGAGGTTTAGGAGCGAGGTTGCTAGTCAGTTGAAGAGGGATTCACAacaggagggggtggatcaGGTTTATATGAGACGGCTGGAaatggggaagaggttgttggatCAGAAGGTGCAGCATTTGGCTACTCCTGGGGATAGGAGGGGGTTCCAGCCGCAGCAGGGGGGGAGCAATGTCGTGCCTAGTGATTccaagctggagaaggcTTCTCTGACGGATTTGTTGAGGGACCCATCGGGGTTGTCTTATTTCATGGAGTATATGGATAGGCAGCGGTTGATGCCGCTGGTCCAGTTCTGGCtcgtggtggatgggttTCGGAATCCgctcgaggatgatgggctTGAGGGGGAACAGCTGCCGCTGCAGCTACCGCCATGGACAGAGTCGGATCGCCTTGATCTTGCACAGATTGATGCTGCCTACCTCAGCCGGCCTGAGCTCAAGGTCCCCGACTCTAGCAAGAGGATCATTTCCGACTTCCTCAAGGCTGGGAAGCGGGCCACGCCGGAGCAATACTACCGCGCTCGTCGTGAGATTCTACGGGCTCAGAGCGCGGTTCTGGAAGAGATGCGCGTCAAACACTTTCAAAACTTCCGCAAGTCCGAGATCTTTTACAAGGCCCTCGCTGCAGAGGAGGCCTCAAGACGCACTACCGCCTCTGTTCCCACCACAGCACTTCCCCGAGCGGCCTCATATGCcgccccatcatcatcatcatcatcaaaactACACCCCGTGTCTCGCCTAGCCCCTAGGCTACAAACCAACAATAAcccccaaaacaacaaccgaCGAGCGGGCTCGGCAACCGATCTCCGGGCCATTTCCTTCAACTCTAACGGAGGGAGCGACCTCGGCCCTTTGATGAGCTCGGTCCCTGACCTCCGCGACATCCGCCGGTCAGGTTCATTGGACGAGGGTCGGGGGTCTTATTCACCCAACCCCTTATTTGACGACGAAGTAGGAGGAACAGGGGATAACGACCCCATGGCGGACTCGATCGCGAGCCTGGACCAAGACAGCGGCAGTAACAACAATGTGCCAGACACAAAAGTCGTGCAAGCGATGGAGAGGGCGCTGAATAATATTCTTGAGGACAGCCAGCAGACACCACTAAAGGTGGAGGACCTACACGGCGGTTTATTTGGGGACGAAGACGCCGACAACGGCAACATGGACGGGGGTTTATTCGGGACAACTTCTACCACCGCAGCAGGGAAACAGCGGGCTCCGTCAGACGATAGGTCTGCCGCCAACAAGCGTGGGAGTATGGACTTGGCTACCCGATCATCACGTGGGTCGTTGGACACGACAACTACTACTACTGCTGCTACTATTACTCCTACTACTATTActacaaacaacaacaacaacaacaacaagatggAGAAACCGTCACTCGCATCGTTGGGTCTGGTGTCGGCAGCGTCAAGGATAGGGGTGTTTGTGGATGACGACTTGTTTGGTGACGAGAACAGGTTCTTGTCGGACGAGCCCTCGGACGTTGACGAAGCTAAAGACTCGGAGGATGACGTTGCTGCTGTTCACCTGGCCGCTCCGGGGGATTTGGGCCTGGCGGAGGCGATCACCAGTCTGACGAATGAGATTGACAAGCTGGTCACgcaggaggcggtggtggattcGTTGCTGAGGAAGGCGGAGTTGACGAATAATACGGCGGAGCTGAGGATCTTGAGAAAGAGCAAGGCGTCGCTGCAGAGGGAGCTGAGACGAAAAGAGCTGCAGAGGAGGCAGTATGTGATTCAGGAGAGCGATAATAGCTTGTATGGGAGGTCGACGGTGAGGATCCTGAGGGAGAttgaggtggggagggacgaggaggggaaggagttTGCGGTTTATGCGGTGGAGGTGTCGAGGAAcgcgggggagaagatgccggcggcgaggtgggtggtgaagaggaggtatAGCGAGTTTTTGGAGCTGCATCAGAAGCTGAGGGGGGGTTACCCGAGcgtgagggggttggagtttccgaggcggaggatggtgatgaagctGGAGCAGGGGTTTttgcagaagaggagggcggggttggagaggtatCTGAGcgagttgttgttgctgccggaTGTTTGCAGGAGCAGGGACTTGAGGGCGTTTCTGAGCCAGAGGGTGATTGATGGGGGGAGtaatggggaggggagcaggAAGGATATGATCAGTAGGTTGTATGACAGTGTGGcggatgggatggaggatATTTTGGGGAGTATTCCGGTTCTGGACCAGCTCAGTCTTGCGGGACAGAACCTCATTGCTGCTGCTACGAGTCAACTGTCACAGCTGCCTCTGAACGACGAGACGGTTTCGGGCACAGGGGTGGTGCTCAATGCTGCAGAAGCGGAGGCGGAACTGAACGCTTTTGAGAATGGCACTGGGGCAGGGAAGGAACTGGAACCGTTCGTCAAGCCCATCTGCGACATCTTTTTGGAGGTGTTTGAGTTGAACAAGGGGAACAACTGGCTGAGGGggagagcggtggtggtggtgctgcatCAGTTGCTGGGCGGCACGATTGAGAGGAAGCTGAGGGACAATGTCAAGAtgctggtgggggaggagcagatACTGCGGTATGTGGATATGGTCAAGGGGGTGATGTGGCCTggaggggagatggtgagggaCAAGGTTCCGAGGACGAAGCAGGAGAAGTTGAAGACGAGGACGGAGGCGAGCTTGATGCTGGCGACGCTGGTGCCGGATTTGGCGGGGAGTGTGGTGGGCAGATTGAATGCGCAGGCGGCAAGCAGGAGGGTTTTTGCTACGTTGAATAATGGGAGGTTGAA CGCGCATCTGGCATTTACCTTTCTGGACGAGATCATCGACATCCTTTTCGAAGGAGCCTAG
- a CDS encoding hypothetical protein (COG:A; EggNog:ENOG503P00P) yields the protein MTEVSATRLYLGNLPRNATKADIEAHFSTHGTGDIAEIKLMNGFGFIEYKDPMDARDVVPAFHGSTFLGERLTVQFARGNRHRENNGGGGGGGFNNDRSSAPRPRRTPHRLQISGLPPDTSWQDLKDFARTPGLDVVYSETGRNGSSEGFVEFETAADLRTAVEKLNERDFKGVRVTCTANTQADIPRGDRGRSMSPRRGPGRMNDYDRRGPPRAYSPHRNGDYRPDYRDRSPVPRRDYYEDRARPYRSPPRRGPPMDDYPPARRYDDPYRGPPRDYPPPDPYMNGGGRPYDRPPPPRDFAPRDPYVREPYPREYDRRY from the exons ATGACTGAGGTATCGGCTACTCGTCTTTACCTGGGCAATCTGCCTCGGAATG CTACCAAAGCCGATATCGAAGCTCACTTCTCCACCCATGGCACCGGTGACATTGCTGAGATCAAGCTCATGAACGGCTTCGGCTTCATCGAGTACAAGGATCCCATGGATGCACGCGATGTTGTTCCAG CATTCC ATGGTTCGACCTTCCTTGGCGAGCGCTTGACTGTCCAGTTCGCCCGTGGTAACCGACACCGCGAAAAcaatggcggcggcggcggcggcggattCAACAACGACCGCAGCAGTGCCCCCCGGCCGCGCCGCACACCGCACCGCTTGCAGATTTCGGGACTTCCCCCAGACACCAGCTGGCAG GATCTCAAAGACTTTGCTCGCACACCCGGCCTTGATGTCGTCTACAGCGAAACGGGGCGCAACGGCAGTAGCGAAGG ATTTGTCGAGTTCGAGACGGCTGCCGACCTCCGCACAGCTGTTGAGAAGCTGAACGAGCGCGACTTCAAAGGTGTTCGCGTCACTTGCACTGCCAAC ACTCAGGCTGACATTCCCCGTGGAGACCGCGGGCGATCCATGTCACCTCGTCGCGGGCCGGGCCGCATGAATGACTACGACCGCCGGGGTCCGCCTCGCGCATACAGTCCCCACCGCAACGGGGACTACAGGCCTGATTACCGCGACCGGTCCCCTGTTCCTCGGCGCGATTACTACGAGGACCGTGCCAGGCCCTaccgctcccctccccgccgtgGACCCCCAATGGATGACTACCCACCGGCGCGCCGCTACGATGACCCCTATCGTGGGCCGCCCCGGGACTACCCTCCTCCTGACCCGTACATGAATGGCGGCGGACGGCCCTATgatcgtcctcctcctcctcgggaCTTTGCTCCGCGGGACCCCTATGTCCGGGAGCCCTACCCTCGGGAGTATGATCGGCGTTATTAG